In the genome of Triticum aestivum cultivar Chinese Spring unplaced genomic scaffold, IWGSC CS RefSeq v2.1 scaffold223014, whole genome shotgun sequence, the window TTTTGGTGAAAACGGAGACATGCCGGTTGGACGGAAGGAAAAATATCTAGGAAATGTTGTGAttatgattcaataatcaataatAGGGATGATGATAGATAATAAATGACGTGATGCGTGGGATTAGCTATTTGTTATTTAGAAATATCTAATACTTTGTTTTCGAAGGTTATCGGCAAAAATCTTATGTCCGTCTTTTAGGAAGGTGATATCACATATATGGTGTGATGTCTAAATTATTAATTACCTAATATTTATGTGTTTGAATTGAATCGGCatcttttttttggaaaaggaggttaaAACCCCCTGCATCTACATTAATCGATGCATacaaccatctttattaattattcaacaaaGATCTAATGAGAACGTACATCAAGCCActactcacacctacaaactcgataatATGGAGTGCTCTCACTCCTCATAACTAAAACCGGTGTCGTCGCTGATCCACCCACATAACATATTGGAACATACAGCTGGTGCAGCAAACTTATAGCATACACCATATGCACATGTTTTagaagccgccatcatcatcgaaccgctgacccatcttcaaggcagagatccgcatcatccttgccagtccggccatccgtcgatgccaccacggcgcccaacagcaccacctccctgcgcgcaaacaactGAGCACGTCGGGGTCGCTGCAGGTACACCGCAGCACCATGCCGCCAaataccaccagccgacacagcttgaagtctctAGAAGATGTTGTGTGTAGCACCTGCCGAGCAAGCATGACATAGCGTAGCACTTgccggccaggcatgacttgacatctccaccgaatcTTCGTGCAAGAAGaggccgctccacctcctgcctctgtcgTCCAGCGCTTCCATAAACGATGCTCTGAAGAGAGAAACGACACCTCAGTGCCGCCATCGTtcgatctggaagaccagatcctagggtttcccccggaggaaCACGAGTGGGttgacagtagttacacgacgatgccttcatcaaggtaacgacgcaaaacaccgccatcgcccgccgtcggctcggttttcaccaaCAACTATGTCTCCCTGACTCGCAatcgggactagatgatggatctcgagatctgaCCACCTAGCCTTCAGGTCGACCATCTCCGACGAAGAATAAGACCACCACCGCCAAGCCTAGGGTCGCTGCCCCAGGCGTCCGTGTGATGACGGAGGAGAATCGGTCTGGGGTAGGAAACTCCAGATCCGACTCCGCCAGCCACCATTGCTTGCCCCCGCTGCCCCCATAGTCGTGGTGGCCCAGCCGCTGTCAGAATCCCATCGGGTCGCTGCCCAATTGTGTCAACTCTGCCTCCACGCCGAGCGCCCAGGTTCGTCGTCGCATCTCGGCCAGATATCCCCTCGCGGAGAGAGGAGGAGAGCCCGCcatccgccggcctcctcctcgggcGGTGGGGAAGCAGGGAGGGAGGGTGGGGGGGCCTCGGGTTCGCCCGAGCCGCCCCCTGGAGGCGACGCGAGCGAGGCAGTTACGATATGGACTGAGACCAACACCTAAAAAATGGGAGAGATTTTCACTTCCCGGCTTGTGCACCAACTAGGGATGTATCCAACcattttaaatgagtatcaagatatttcttgACGAGTGGTTCACCACACACCAAACTTGACTCTCAATAAATGGGGAAAAACGcatgtgcatcacctgtcaattctaggaattgTACTCGGATCGTTAGCctgcacaaccgcatgcccaaccaTTAAGCCAAGGCTCTCTTTGCGTTGAATCGACATCTGCCAAGCAAGCACGAAAAATGAAAGGAAGGCCGGGTGAATCGATCCAATTTTTCAGTGCGAGGGAGAAAAAAACAGCATGGAGGGGGTGGTCCGATGTGAAGGCGAAAATAATAAACCATAGAAGCAAAAAAAATAAACCGTACCAACTTCCCATTTGGGAATAGGGATTACTTTATCAGGTCGAATACAAAACACAAAGAAACAAGGGCACCCTATAGACACTCAGTCCCCTGGGGTGGACACGTCACCGCGACCTAAACCACAATTTCCATAGTTACTTAACCAACCCTTCACAGTGAAGACCGTCCAGACGCCGTATGCCGCCAGAAAAACAAGAACCAGTGAATCAACGAGTGGACTGCCCGAGACACCGGAGGCGAAGGTGCATGCCACAGTCATGGCGAGAACCACCACCATGGCAGTTACGTGCTTCATCTCTCCTCTAGACGGGGTCTTTCTCATCAGCAGCAGCTTCACCAAGAGACCCAGCCCTATGGCAAGTGTAAGCGTGTTCAAGAACATGAAAAGAGGTATAGTGTGACCTGCATTCCTGAGGGCGAGCAGGGCATGGTGCTTGGTCTTGGAGTCTGGATAGGGAGTATGCGCGGCTACCAACAGCGGCAGATAGTCCTTGGGTATCCAGTTAGGCGGGTGCATCCCCGTCTGGAACGCGAAGCCGACGAAGAGCGTGGCCACCGTCATCAGCCACCCGCGCATCTTGTCCAGATACTCCGCGTCTTCTTTAGCTTGCTGGGACGCCGGAGTCTGGATAGGCTCGCCATCTGCACGCAGCGCTTGCACATGCAGCAGCAGCTGCTCCAGGATCTGCTTGCGGATCTGGTCCTCATCACCGGCGCCGGCACCTGCAGCAGCAGCTGCTCGAGGATCTGCACGAACTTTGGGGTTGCCTCTTGTGTGAGACACGCCGGCGTCTGCCTCGCGCTCAGCCCCGGCCATTTCGGCGTGGCTATGCTCAGCATTAGACATCTATGATGTATGATCTACACGAAGATGTTGCATGCGCAGCTTCTTCTTACTCTAAAAGCTGCGTCTTGGCGAGATGTAAACAGAGCTGAGTTTCCTTTCCTTATGTATAGCACATGGAAATGTGGCATCTTCTCCGGTTTTTCACCTAACAGTTGCATGTTCTTCACCTAACATTTGCATGTTCTTTGCCTAAAGCCGTTCAGACAAAAAAATTGCCCAAACCTGAAGGTTGCATGTTCTTCCAAATAACATATTGACCTTGACAGGTTGTacgcgtgcatgcatgtgttgcATATCTTAATAATCACTGGTGAAGCAGTGATACACGTTATTTTGCATGGGTGTTTTTTAAATAACAGGCCGGCCTTAGAATTATATTTTTTTTGCAGGCAAATCAGAGAGCTTTTATTCAACAAAAGAGTTCCCCGGGCAATCAGCAAGGAGGCTGGTTACCAAGAAACTAGGAGTCTCCTCAAGCCAACATtcggtcacattcaaagtgcaTGCACGTTTCGCACAGAGATGCGCCGGTAAGTTTGCTGGCCTATTTACATGTTCAATCTCAAAAACTGAAAAATCAAAAGCTAGTTCTCCTATTTCATCTAAGATAGGAGCCACAATCGAACGTGAATTGTGGCGAGTATGCCAGAGTTGTACCAACTCCTAGCAATCGgtctccattatcacatgcgagaggCCTCAAAGTTTTGCAAATAGAGCTCCTTCCCGCATCGATAAAGCTTCCATTATCAATGGATCCGAGATATCACCGAATGGTTTGCACCATGCTCCCATCAACGCGGACGCGGAACGGGCTATGCCACCCGGACCTCCTCTACCTTCCGCAACGTTAAGTGCACCATCCGTCGTGATCTTGATCATACCTGGCTCAGGCGGCCGCCAGCCATGACCTGGTAGTACAATGGTTGAATTTCGGGGCAGCTCCAGCAACGCAAGGGCCTCCCAAGTCGACCTGATAGCGGCTGTTGGGTCCCTCCCCTCTTCACCATGCTTGATCCGATTACGAGAATGCCAGATCGTCCACATGATGGTGATTACCTTTGCTCGATCTTCATCCTTGAAGCGGTCTCCACATAGAATATCTCTGGCCCAAGAACGTGGGTGTAAGCGAGGAAGCCGCAAACCAAACCACGCACAAGCTTCATCCCAGAAGCGACGTGCATGGGAGCATTGAATAATAGCATGCATGAGATCCTCCTCCTTAGCCCGACATACTTTGCAAGTGTCTAAGACTGCAATATGGCGATACTTGAGTGTGCACTCATCCGGTAGAATCCCTCGTAGTACCCTCCACCAGAACACTCGTATCTTTGGGATCACGTTGAGTTTTCATAGGGCATTCCACATCTGTTTGTCATCTCTTGAAGCGCCGGTAGCCGCCCCTTCCTCTAGAGCATTGCGCTCGTTCTGAGTCACTAGAGCACGATACGCCGATTTAACAGTGTAGTT includes:
- the LOC123176464 gene encoding uncharacterized protein, which translates into the protein MSNAEHSHAEMAGAEREADAGVSHTRGNPKVRADPRAAAAAGAGAGDEDQIRKQILEQLLLHVQALRADGEPIQTPASQQAKEDAEYLDKMRGWLMTVATLFVGFAFQTGMHPPNWIPKDYLPLLVAAHTPYPDSKTKHHALLALRNAGHTIPLFMFLNTLTLAIGLGLLVKLLLMRKTPSRGEMKHVTAMVVVLAMTVACTFASGVSGSPLVDSLVLVFLAAYGVWTVFTVKGWLSNYGNCGLGRGDVSTPGD